TTGCCGGAAGGAAACATCGCGCCGGGGAAGCCGGCGCGACTCCGATCAGGGTTGGCCGCCGGAGCGGGCAGGCGGTCTCAGGCCGGCAGGGCCAGCAGCTCGCCCATGCGGACCGGGCCGCGCACCGAGGGCGTGTCGGACCAGCGGATCTTGTCCGGGCCGAACAGCACGATGGCGGTGGACCCGAGCTTGAAGCGGCCCATCTCGGCGCCCTTGTCCAGGTGGATGGGCGCGCGCGCGTCGGCGTCGTAGCGCGTGGCCTTGACGCCGCGCTTGTGCGGCGTGACCAGGCCGGCCCAGACGGTTTCGATGGAGGCGACGATCATGGCGCCGACCAGCACCAGCGCCATGGGGCCGTGCTCGGTGTCGAAGATGCAGACCACGCGCTCGTTGCGCGCGAACAGGCGCGGCACGTTGCGGGCCGTCAGCGGATTGACCGAGAACAGCCGGCCTGGCACGTGGACCATTTCGCGCAGCGTGCCGGCCACCGGCATGTGGACCCGGTGATAGTCGCGCGGCGACAGGTAGATGGTGGCGAACTCGCCGCCCTGGAACGGCGCGGCGCGCTCGGCGTCGCCGCCCAGCAGGTCGGCCAGTCCGTAGCTGTGGCCCTTGGCCTGGAAGATGCGGCCATGCTCGATGGCGCCCATCTGGCTGATCGCGCCGTCGGCCGGACACAGCACCGAGCCGGGTTCGTCGTCCAGCGGCCGCGCGCCGTCCTTCAGCGCGCGCGTGAAGAAATCGTTGAAGCAGTCGTAGGCCAGCGCGTCTTCCTGCTCGGCCTCGCTCATGTCGACGCCGTAGCGCTGCACGAAGCGCGAGATCATCCAGTTCTTGACCGCGGGTTCCCGGCAGTCGGACGCGTATCCGAACAGGCGCGACACCAGATGGTGGGGCGCGAGGTACTGGCTGGCGAGAAATAGCTGGTCTTTGATGGGCATCTGCGGGGGAAATAGCAGCGTCCCGCAAGGAGCGGGACGCGATGGAAGGGGCGCGCGGGCGGGGGCGCGCAATGGGCGCGATTGTAACCTGATCGGCCCGGCGCGGCGTATGTCGTCAGACCCCGAGCCAGACTCGAATCAAACTCGAATCAGACCCGCGCGAGACCCGCGCGAGATCCGCGCCAGGCCGGGCGGCGTGTGGCTTCAGGCCGCCTTGGCGGACAGCTTGGTCTGGTACAGCCAGGCCTTGTAGTCGTCCAGGTCGCCGTCGAAAGGACGCACCTGACCGTCGGCCACGATGATGAACTGG
The Achromobacter sp. AONIH1 DNA segment above includes these coding regions:
- the asd gene encoding archaetidylserine decarboxylase (Phosphatidylserine decarboxylase is synthesized as a single chain precursor. Generation of the pyruvoyl active site from a Ser is coupled to cleavage of a Gly-Ser bond between the larger (beta) and smaller (alpha chains). It is an integral membrane protein.), with protein sequence MPIKDQLFLASQYLAPHHLVSRLFGYASDCREPAVKNWMISRFVQRYGVDMSEAEQEDALAYDCFNDFFTRALKDGARPLDDEPGSVLCPADGAISQMGAIEHGRIFQAKGHSYGLADLLGGDAERAAPFQGGEFATIYLSPRDYHRVHMPVAGTLREMVHVPGRLFSVNPLTARNVPRLFARNERVVCIFDTEHGPMALVLVGAMIVASIETVWAGLVTPHKRGVKATRYDADARAPIHLDKGAEMGRFKLGSTAIVLFGPDKIRWSDTPSVRGPVRMGELLALPA